The window GGGGCATTTTTTGCATTTATTGCGCTGAAATCCCTGTTTTAGGACCGGCGGGTCGCCACGGATATCGAGGTGTTACCGCACTGAAATCCGGCCCCAACTTCGTTTGGCGCGGCCAATTAAGACTGATGAGGGGAGCGAGGCTTTACTTCTGCTTCGCCTCGAACATCTTCACGTACTTCTCCGGGTTTTCCATGAACGCATCCCGGCACCCGCTGCAGCAGACGTAGTACGTTTGCCCCTTGTACGTCACCTTCGAGGTGCCGCGACCTCCCGTTACCACACACTCGGGGCCGGTGTTCGCCGACGCGAACGGTTCGCCCTCTTTCGTCGCGCCGACCTGATATTTGCGGGCGAACGCGGCTTCCGGAGCGGTCGTCGGTTTCGTCTCGCACCGGTAGAGGAATCGGTTGGCGTGCAACAGCGTGACGACGAGGCGCTGCGTCTGGTTCGCGGCCGTGTCAGTGCGGTCGAGCGTGAGGGCTTGCTCGCCGCGCTTGCCGGCGGTCATGGTGCCCGTGAACACGAGCGCGTCTTTCGGCTCGGTCGCCGGGGTCAGGGTGAGTTGAAACTGGTTCTTGTCGGCCACGTACCGCAGATCGCCCCGCGCGAAGTATTTACCCTTCTCGAACGTGAGCGCGAGCCACGCGTCGTCGCCCTTGAACTGCCAGGCGCACGCGATCGTTTCAGTCCAGAAACCCTTCTCGCGTTCTTCGCGCGTCCCTTCGGGCGTACCAGTACCCTTCCATGAGCCGACGAGCGCGTTCAGCGGCTTCAATGCGTCTTTGGACGTTTTCGGGGCACCGTCAGCTCCGGCGACGAGACCAATGAACAGGAGGGCGGGCAGGCTGAACATCCGGCATCCTCGGCAAGAGTGATGTTACTTCCGCTTCAAGTTCACCTGACACGCACCATTGTGGCACGGCACGAGGTCGTACCGGTTTTTGGCGACCCAGAGATAAATCTTGTTCCCGATCCACGGCACGCCGGGCAGGTAAAGGAACGGCGCGAACGCGAGCGTGACCGGGAGCCGCCACGCGATCCAACGGAACGCGCGAAACCCGGCGTAAGCGTGCTGCCGGTCCGGGGTCAGGACGTGCATCTCTTCGAGCAGGCGTTTCGAGTCGAGTGGGACGTTGGCGTGGGGCAGGTGGGCGGTGTCGCGGGCGTCCTGAAACGCGATCAAGCCGAACCAGTCGAGTGCCTTCAACACCTTGATCGACCGCTGGCAGAGCGGGCAGGTGCCGTCGAACAGCACAATGCCTTTGCCGTCGGTCGCGGCGGTCGAAACGGTAGCGACTTCGGCAGTAACGGATGACATCGATCGGCCCTCGTGGAGCAACTCTCTTATCATCCTAACCGCGGAACGCGCCGCGGGACCACCGATTCCGAGCCGACTTGCGTGACAGAATCACCGCACCGTCGATACCAGCTGCCGGCGCGGGGATCGCCTGTCAAATAATCTGCTTGATCGGCTCGGCCCCCTCGACGCCGACGAGCTTCTGATTCAGGCCGCCGTAGAAGTACGACAGGCCGTTCGGATCGAGGCCCATTTGATGTAAGACCGTCGCGTGCAGGTTCTTGACGTGGAACCGGTCGCGGACGGCGTTACTCCCAAGTTCGTCGGTCTCTCCGACGCACGTGCCGCCCTTGATGCCGCCGCCGGCCATCCACATGGTAAAGCCGTAGGCGTTGTGGTCCCGGCCGGTCCCCTGGGCGTATTCGGCCGTCGGCTGGCGACCGAACTCGCCGCCCCAAATCACGATAGTGCTGTCGAGCAGGCCCGTTCGCTTCAAGTCCTTGATGAGCCCGGCGACCGGCTTGTCGGTGTCGCCGGCGTGCTTGGTGTGGTTCTTGACGATGTCCGAGTGGGCGTCCCAGTTGTCGTCGTTGTGGGCCCCGCCGGAGTAGACTTGAACGAACCGCACGCCCCGCTCGACGAGCCGCCGGGCGAGCAGACACTTCCGGCCGAAGTCCGCGGTCCGCGGCTCGTCAATGCCGTACATCGCGTGCGTTTCTTCCGTTTCCTTGGAAAAGTCGACGGCTTCGGGGGCGTACTGCTGCATCTTGTACGCCAGCTCGTAACTCGCGATGCGGGCCATGAGTTCGGAGTTGTCGGCCCGCGGGGCGAGGTGGTCTTCGTTCTTTTCCTTGAGCCGGTCGAGGAGGAGCCGTTGTTGTTCGCGGGTCGTCTCGGCCGGCGGCGCGAGGTCGTGGATCGGCGTTCCATTCGCGCGGACGACCACGCCCTGGTAAGCGGCCGGCATGTACCCGCTGGACCAGTTCTTGGCCCCGGAGATCGGCCCGCCGGTCTTGTCCAACATGACCACGAACCCGGGCAGGTTTTCGTTCTCGCTGCCCAGGCCGTAAGTCACCCACGAGCCGAGGCACGGGTTGCCGCTCAGCAGGCGGCCGGAGTTCATCATCAACATGGCTGACCCGTGGATCGGCGACTCGGCGTACAGGCTGTGGATGAACGCGAGGTCGTCGACGCAGGTAGCCGTGTGCGGGAACAGGTCCGACACCCACTTGCCCGACTTCCCGTACTGCTTGAACTTCCACTTCGGCCCGACGACCCGGCCCTCGTTCTTGTGCCCGCCGCGGCCGAACGTCTTGACCGGGATCGTCTTGCCGTCGAGCGGGTAGAGGGCCGGCTTGTAATCGTACGTGTCGATGTGGCTCGGGCCGCCGTAGCAGAAGATGAAGATGACGGCCTTGGCCTTGGCCGGGTACATCGGCTTTTTGGCCACCATCGGGTTGGCGAACTTGACCGGCGTGTGGCCGACCTCGTTGGCGGCCGCGTCCCGCCCCATCATCCCGGCGAGCGCCAGCCCGGAGAACCCGCCGCCGGCCTGCCAGAAAAACTCGCGCCGCGTGCGCCCGCAGAACTGGCCGGAAGGAAGCGTCATGAAAGCAACCTCAGAAAACGACCGGAGTGCCTGGCGGGAGTGAAAGCGGGCGAAGGCGACCTTCAGCTTGATGTTATCGTACTCGGAAGTCCGGCTGGTTCACACCCTCGACGGAGGAAAACATAGGCCGGCTTGTCAAGGAATCGAAGGCAAAGTTGGCGCTGGAGGCGAAACGATAAGGCTTGCCGGAGCAACCTCAACGATACCAGGGAAGCGAGCGAAATCACCTGCGTTTAGGGTCAGGATGTGGGTGATGCTGGGTGCCGTCATGAGCGCCACAAGTCGGGCATCATGAACTTGTTTCCCTTGAACAGAGTGAGTGATGAGTAGCGAACGCCAGATCGGATACACCGTCGGCAACTCGGGCAAAAGTGGGAATCCGGTTTCGACAGCCTTCAGACGCCGATCGGCTTCGGCGACGGTCAGCCCCCAACCACCTCGGGCAGTGGCTGGACGGGTGCATACGTTCCAGAATTCAGCAGCGTTCTGTGCGCCGATCGCCAATCCATCACCACGGCCGCGGATGGCCCGAACCGCTCGGTCTACGGTGGTATGTTGCGGATCGGCAGGATCGGCGAGGCGGATGAGGATGCCGGTGTCGGTTAGGATGAGCATCAATCGTGATCATCGTAGAGTTCGGCCCGGGACCAGTTGGTCGGGAGCGGCGGGACGGGCGGACCAGATGCCAAGGCTTTGAGCGCCCGGTCAAACACATCAAGCGACGGCCACAAGCTCGACAACTCTGCCGTCGGCCTGCCTGTCGTGGAACGGAGGTACACAACGAACGACTCGACAGCCTGAATGGCTTCAGGTGGCAGTCCCGATACGTCCACGGCCGATGGTGCCGGGTGAGTGAGTTCGATAACCATGTCATCAAGATACCACGGGAAACGAACCTGATCCAGCCTCCAGCCGTCCTTGCGAGCTACTGAGTAGGATCTGGCTCCCATAGAATTGCGGAAGGTTGTGTTGCGTCAAGATTCCAGGTGCGCGCCATGTCTGACGAGGGGTGGGATTACAAGAAGGCCGGGCTCGACCTGGAGAAGTACGCCGAGACGATGTCCGGGATTCAGCCGCTCCTCGCGCGGACGTGGGACACGGCCCGCGTCTTCCCGCCGCCGTTTCCGCCGCGGAAAGGCGGTAAAGGGTCTGGCGGGTTCGCCAGCCTGTTCGACATCAACCCGGACGGCCGGTACAAGAACCCCGTGCTGGTGACGTGTACGGACGGCGTCGGGTCGAAACTCAAGATCGCGCGGCAGGTTGGGAAGTTCGACACCGTCGGCATCGACCTCGTTGCCATGTCGGTCAACGACCTGATTTGCACGGGCGGCGAGCCCCTCGTGTTCCTCGACTATATCGCGATGCCGGCCGACGACCCGGACCTCACGAAACAACTCGTCAAAGGGATCAGCGACGGCTGCGTGCAAGCGGGGTGTTCGCTGGTCGGCGGCGAGACGGCCATCCTGCCCGACTTCTATGCCCCGGGCGATTTCGACACGGCTGGGTTCTGTGCCGGCGTGGTCGAGCGCGATCGGGTGATCGACGGCCGCGCGATCCGGGCCGGCGACGCCCTGATCGGGCTGGCTTCAAGCGGCATCCACTCGAACGGCTACAGCCTCGTCCGCAAGATCGTCGACGCCGCGGGCCTGTCCGTCTCCGACCACGTCCCCGACCTCGGCACGACCGTCGGCGCGGCGCTTCTGGAGCCGACACGCATTTACGTCAAACCGATCCGGGCGGTGGTGGCCGCCCACGCGGTGACAGGACTTGCCAACATCACCGGCGGCGGGGTGCCGGACAACCTCGGCCGGATTCTTCCTCCAGGAAAGAGGGCCGTGATCCGCCGGGGGACGTGGCCGGTGCTGCCGGTGTTCACGTGGCTGCAAAAACTTGGCCGCGTGGCTCAACCGGAGATGGACCGCGTTTTCAACGGCGGGATCGGCTTCGTCGTCGCCGCGCCCCCAGCCGAGGTGGACGGCATGATCGCCCGGCTATCGGCTGACGGTGTGCCAGCGTGGGTCATCGGCGAGATCCGCGACGGCGAAACGGGAGTTGAGATCGTCTAACGTGGCGGCCGAACCTGCCGGGCCGAGGGCTGTCTCTTCGTGAAAGCGAGGAGGCCGACCCGATGGCTGATGACGATTTTCTAGCCGCGTTCGTATCCTGCATGCTCCCCCGCGCCGACTGGACGCACGCGGCTCACGTTCGCATGGCGTGGCTCTACCTCACGCGGCTGCCGTTCGACCAGGCTCTCGACCGCGCGCGGACGGGCATCCAACGGTACAACGCCTCGCTCGGCAACGCGGCCGGGTATCACGACACCGTCACGGTCGCGTTCGTCCGCGTGATCGCCGCACGAATGTCGGCTGGGGCTGAGACCTTCTCGGCCTTCCGCGACCGCAACCCCGACCTCTTCGACCGCACGGGTGCGGTCCTTCAGACGCACTACTCCCAATCGCTACTCGATTCCGAGGAAGCGCGGCGGCAATTCGTCCCACCCGACCGGGAACCGCTGCCGGCGGAACCGCGCGGCGCGTGATAGTGCGTTCTGGTTAAACCTTCTTTCGCAACACGACCGCCACCTGATAGAACGTTCGCCAGAGCCACGGCACCCACTGGACGGCGGACAGCCCGCGTTCGGTCGCTCGAATCATCTGGGCCTTCCTGCGAAACACGTTTTTCGCCAACGCGGGCGGGTCGTGCGCGATTTTGGCCGCCAGGTACGTCGCGAGGGTGCCACACCCGATCACCTCCCCGCGAATCAGTTTCGTTCCCGGAAACAGCCTCGCCAGTTCTTCGACCCCGGGCCGGTACATCGTGTCGATCGGGTCCGGGTGGTACGGGAAGCGGTTCGGGCAAGAGGCCAACAGATACCCGCCGGGTTCGACCGCGGCGACCGTCGCGCGGCCGATCTCTTCCCGGTTGGGAACGTGTTCGAGCAAGTTGGAGCAGAACACCGACCGAAACCGCATGGCACTCACGCCGGCGAGAAACGCCGGGTCGGTGAGGTCGCCCACAAGGTCAACCCCGAGAAGAGCTTGAAGGTCCAGATGAACGACTTTCGCCCCGCGGCGGCGGGCCGGGCCGAAGATGTGTCGATCGATCCAGGGCTGTTCGCGTGTCCGAAATGCCTCGGTGTGACTCCCGACGTTCAACATCGGGAATAGAGCATCGTCTCCGAGTTCGGTGATCCGTTGCGCCAACCACTTTGCTTCCCGCACCAGCATGATGGTCTCCGGCAAACCGGCGGATAGCGATGAATCGCAATGCGAAACCGGGCTCGTCAATTCGGACGTGGAGCGTCGACGGTTCGTCACGCCGAATTAGCCGTCGGTGCGGGTAAGAGTATCACTGCTGTCCGGCTGCGCCGCCATATAATTCCCCCATGCCTCTCCCGCCGCCTGATTTGCCGACGCTCGTTCGCCGCGGCCAGATTTATGCCCGCCGGCGGGAGCCAGAGCGCGCGCTGGAAGCCTTCTCCGGGGCCATCGACCTCGTGCCGGATGACCCGGACCTGTACTACCAGCGCGGCAACGTGTACGCGATCACCGGGCAGTTCGATCTGGCCGTCGAAGATTTTTCGCTGGCCATCGTCCGCGACCCGACCCACGCCGCCGCGTTCCACAACCGGGCGACCGCGCTGGCCGATCGCGGAGATTTGGACGCCGCCATCGGCGACTACACGGAATCGATCCGCCTCAACCCGGCCGACCCGGACCCGCTCAACGGCCGGGCAGCCGCCCTCAGCCGCAAGGGGGACTACGCGGCCGCCCTCGCCGACTACGCGGCCGCCCTCGCCCTCGACCCGACCAGCCACCGCCTGCTTTTCAACCGCGGCAACTGCTATTCGGCCCAGGGCTCGTACACCGAGGCCGCGGCCGATTACACCGCCGCCCTCGCCCTCCACCCGCGGAACCCGCGGGCTTACGTCTACCGGGCGGTCTGTCACGACCGACTCGGCCGCCCGGACGACGCGGTCGCCGACCTGTCCGCCGCCCTCCGCCTCGACCCCCAATTGCCCGAGGCCTTTTTGCACCGCGGGCGGTTGAGTGCGGCGAAGGGGGAACACGAGCGGGCCGTCGGGGATTACACGCAGGCGGCCCGGCTCGCCCCGGCGGACGCGGCCGCTTACAACCTCCGCGCGGTGTCCCGGGCCGAACTCGGCGACCCCGCCGGCGCGATCGCCGACCTCGACCGGGCGGTCGCCCTCGACCCCGACGACGGCGGCCCGGTGTTCAACCGCGGGTTGATCCGCGCCCGGCAACGGGAGTGGGCGGCGGCCGCGGCCGACTTTACGGCCGCCGTCCGCCTGTCGCCCGAAGACCCGCTCGGGTTGCTCCAGCGGGGGTATGCGTACCTGGAAATGCGGAACCCGACCCAGGCGGTCGAGGATTTCACCGCGGCCATCGACCTCGACCCGACGGCCGCCCGCGCGCACTACGCGCGGGCGGTCGCGTACCGGCACCTCGGGGAATATGCCCTTGCGGCGGCCGGGGCGACCCGGGTACTCGAGCTGGCCCCGCGGTTCGGCGCCGCCCGCACCCTCCGCGCGGCCGCACGACTCGCGACCGGCGACTACGCGGCGGCCGTGGCCGATTACACCGCCGCCCTCGATCTCGCCCCGGACGACCCGGCGGCGCTCAACGCCCTGGCGTGGGTCCGCGCGACCTGCCCGGACGCCGGGGTCCGCGACGGCCCCGCGGCCGTGACCGCGGCAACCCGGGCGTGTGAGCTGACGAACCACGAACTCCCCGGATTCCTCGACACCCTGGCCGCCGCGTTCGCCGAGGACGGCCAGTTCGACCGGGCGGTCGAATGGCAGGCGAAGGCGGCCGACATGGTTCAACCGCCCGAGCGGGGCGAGTACGAGGAGCGCCTCGCGGAATACCGGGCCGGCCGCCCCCACCGCGAAGCCC is drawn from Fimbriiglobus ruber and contains these coding sequences:
- the purM gene encoding phosphoribosylformylglycinamidine cyclo-ligase, which translates into the protein MSDEGWDYKKAGLDLEKYAETMSGIQPLLARTWDTARVFPPPFPPRKGGKGSGGFASLFDINPDGRYKNPVLVTCTDGVGSKLKIARQVGKFDTVGIDLVAMSVNDLICTGGEPLVFLDYIAMPADDPDLTKQLVKGISDGCVQAGCSLVGGETAILPDFYAPGDFDTAGFCAGVVERDRVIDGRAIRAGDALIGLASSGIHSNGYSLVRKIVDAAGLSVSDHVPDLGTTVGAALLEPTRIYVKPIRAVVAAHAVTGLANITGGGVPDNLGRILPPGKRAVIRRGTWPVLPVFTWLQKLGRVAQPEMDRVFNGGIGFVVAAPPAEVDGMIARLSADGVPAWVIGEIRDGETGVEIV
- a CDS encoding thiol-disulfide oxidoreductase DCC family protein: MSSVTAEVATVSTAATDGKGIVLFDGTCPLCQRSIKVLKALDWFGLIAFQDARDTAHLPHANVPLDSKRLLEEMHVLTPDRQHAYAGFRAFRWIAWRLPVTLAFAPFLYLPGVPWIGNKIYLWVAKNRYDLVPCHNGACQVNLKRK
- a CDS encoding DUF1501 domain-containing protein, which gives rise to MTLPSGQFCGRTRREFFWQAGGGFSGLALAGMMGRDAAANEVGHTPVKFANPMVAKKPMYPAKAKAVIFIFCYGGPSHIDTYDYKPALYPLDGKTIPVKTFGRGGHKNEGRVVGPKWKFKQYGKSGKWVSDLFPHTATCVDDLAFIHSLYAESPIHGSAMLMMNSGRLLSGNPCLGSWVTYGLGSENENLPGFVVMLDKTGGPISGAKNWSSGYMPAAYQGVVVRANGTPIHDLAPPAETTREQQRLLLDRLKEKNEDHLAPRADNSELMARIASYELAYKMQQYAPEAVDFSKETEETHAMYGIDEPRTADFGRKCLLARRLVERGVRFVQVYSGGAHNDDNWDAHSDIVKNHTKHAGDTDKPVAGLIKDLKRTGLLDSTIVIWGGEFGRQPTAEYAQGTGRDHNAYGFTMWMAGGGIKGGTCVGETDELGSNAVRDRFHVKNLHATVLHQMGLDPNGLSYFYGGLNQKLVGVEGAEPIKQII
- a CDS encoding PIN domain nuclease, with product MLILTDTGILIRLADPADPQHTTVDRAVRAIRGRGDGLAIGAQNAAEFWNVCTRPATARGGWGLTVAEADRRLKAVETGFPLLPELPTVYPIWRSLLITHSVQGKQVHDARLVALMTAPSITHILTLNAGDFARFPGIVEVAPASLIVSPPAPTLPSIP
- a CDS encoding YHS domain-containing protein, with amino-acid sequence MFSLPALLFIGLVAGADGAPKTSKDALKPLNALVGSWKGTGTPEGTREEREKGFWTETIACAWQFKGDDAWLALTFEKGKYFARGDLRYVADKNQFQLTLTPATEPKDALVFTGTMTAGKRGEQALTLDRTDTAANQTQRLVVTLLHANRFLYRCETKPTTAPEAAFARKYQVGATKEGEPFASANTGPECVVTGGRGTSKVTYKGQTYYVCCSGCRDAFMENPEKYVKMFEAKQK
- a CDS encoding class I SAM-dependent methyltransferase, with the protein product MLVREAKWLAQRITELGDDALFPMLNVGSHTEAFRTREQPWIDRHIFGPARRRGAKVVHLDLQALLGVDLVGDLTDPAFLAGVSAMRFRSVFCSNLLEHVPNREEIGRATVAAVEPGGYLLASCPNRFPYHPDPIDTMYRPGVEELARLFPGTKLIRGEVIGCGTLATYLAAKIAHDPPALAKNVFRRKAQMIRATERGLSAVQWVPWLWRTFYQVAVVLRKKV
- a CDS encoding tetratricopeptide repeat protein; the encoded protein is MPLPPPDLPTLVRRGQIYARRREPERALEAFSGAIDLVPDDPDLYYQRGNVYAITGQFDLAVEDFSLAIVRDPTHAAAFHNRATALADRGDLDAAIGDYTESIRLNPADPDPLNGRAAALSRKGDYAAALADYAAALALDPTSHRLLFNRGNCYSAQGSYTEAAADYTAALALHPRNPRAYVYRAVCHDRLGRPDDAVADLSAALRLDPQLPEAFLHRGRLSAAKGEHERAVGDYTQAARLAPADAAAYNLRAVSRAELGDPAGAIADLDRAVALDPDDGGPVFNRGLIRARQREWAAAAADFTAAVRLSPEDPLGLLQRGYAYLEMRNPTQAVEDFTAAIDLDPTAARAHYARAVAYRHLGEYALAAAGATRVLELAPRFGAARTLRAAARLATGDYAAAVADYTAALDLAPDDPAALNALAWVRATCPDAGVRDGPAAVTAATRACELTNHELPGFLDTLAAAFAEDGQFDRAVEWQAKAADMVQPPERGEYEERLAEYRAGRPHREAPPGDSPPGDVG